The following coding sequences are from one Dreissena polymorpha isolate Duluth1 chromosome 8, UMN_Dpol_1.0, whole genome shotgun sequence window:
- the LOC127841665 gene encoding TATA-binding protein-associated factor 2N-like produces the protein MRTSIVLLLAVLAVSAVSGANKKSGYGYWGGNSGGYGGGLGGGGYGGSYNGGGYGGDNDGGYGGSYGGDDSGRYVGGYNGGYGQGYGGDDSGRYGEGYDGGYGQGFGGHYGGRNGGFGGELSSAGLGGRRFGGFNGKKGCYGKHCVLWRRQWWFPRWLRWWKWRWIRVWQRR, from the exons ATGAGGACGTCAATTGTTTTACTTCTGGCAGTGCTGGCCGTGAGCGCAG TTTCCGGCGCTAACAAAAAAAGCGGATACGGCTACTGGGGCGGAAACAGTGGAGGATACGGTGGAGGACTCGGTGGAGGTGGATACGGCGGAAGCTACAACGGAGGTGGATATGGGGGAGATAATGATGGTGGATACGGGGGAAGCTACGGTGGAGACGACAGTGGTCGATATGTTGGAGGTTATAATGGTGGATACGGACAAGGCTACGGTGGAGACGACAGTGGTCGATATGGTGAAGGTTATGATGGTGGATACGGACAAGGCTTCGGTGGACACTACGGCGGTCGAAACGGAGGCTTTGGTGGAGAGCTAAGCTCTGCAGGTTTAGGTGGCAGACGGTTTGGTGGCTTCAACGGCAAGAAGGGGTGTTATGGTAAACACTGCGTCCTTTGGCGGAGGCAGTGGTGGTTTCCTAGGTGGCTACGGTGGTGGAAATGGCGGTGGATACGGGTCTGGCAACGGAGGTGA